The window TTATTAGCTCACAGGTTCaaattcactttttatttatttatttatatggaaCACTTacttacttatttatttattattgaagaTATATATGATGAGAAAACACATAATCATGAACTAATGCGACATTAATTAACCCTGTAATGTTCTCAAACTCTGAAACTAATTCGAACTGCCGGCCATTTGAGTGCTTTTccgattgaaaaagaaaatgtccTTCTGAGGCCATGAAAGGTCTCTTCTTATTTGCTTTAGCAACAAGAAGCAGTAGGACTTTTCAAACTTCATTATTCGATATTTGTATTTCGACAAGTTATTCACGTTGAGACATATATGGCCAGAATTTCGAGTGTGGCTTTCAACTTCAAGGAAAGGAACTGAATGCTGAGTGGATAAATTTGCTGATGGGCCACTTCAAATTCTCTTTCAAATTTCGTTCTTGATGTATATGAGTATACATGTTGCCGTAGCCATGTGGCCCATGCTCTGAGAGCTTGGGATCTTCGTGAGTCAGGGCACGTATGACTCGGTGCCTCTTGCCGCGCACTAACGGGAACAGTTCGATCAATATCGACAATAATTGGGTTTAATGGAGTTTTTCTATATCATCCATGGTTTCAACCAAGTATGAATGGGTTTAATGAAATCTTTGGATCATGATAGTcttgatttaaatatataattagttaaaacaaAGGTTTAAGTTTCTCATTTATGATTGTTTCCATGAAGAAAGAGCAGTGCTTAATTATTTTCTCCATGgtaacatgttttaattttgagGGGATGATAAACATGCTGCGGCCACAAAATAATGAGCAATTACGtcaataaaaaccataaaaaatacagGAAACATGGAAGTTTATGAGTatggtaatgattattttttaaaataatttttgtttgaaaatatattaaaataatatttttttattttttaaaattcattgttgatattatcacatcaaaacaatccaaaaatactataataataatttgaaaaaaatttattttctaaattttaacaaaacttAATCTCAAAACCCCCCGTTAAAGCCTTCTAGAACATGATAATGAACTCTCAAAAACATACTGTGGCGGTGAATTTGGAACAATATTATATACCCGATCCATACCTTTCTTTCCAAATGGGTGTGCAGAAAATTGAGCCAAATTCTACAATTAATGTGACTGTGAGGAAAGCGAATGAGGTGGGCAATTCTCATCACATGAGGCAACGAGATGGAAGACTTGTTGCAGTGGAAAAAGagtaaataaatcaagaaacgGACGTGTAAACTTGATGATCAAGATAGCAATTATTAGAATATAAAAGAGTGAAAGACCCATCTGTCGCCACTGTGAGAGGCGCCATTTCTGAGCTTGTTAGGAACATTCAAGCTTAGAATTCAAACCCACACTCAAGCATTCGTTTGGTTAACAATTGATATTGTTCCTCGCATTATTTGTATCGATGATTCACTTCTTGTGATGTCATGTCGATGCACGACCAATCCACTATTTTATTGTTTAGGTGATTCTTCTAGTGAATGACGTCTCAATAGTTTTGTTGATGCTGACCAACTAGTTGCAATATCAATacatttattcaaaataaacttattaatATGTTTTGCATCCACTAGGATAGTAATGGTATGGGGGAATTTATGGATTTCtcattgatatatttaaaaatcaattatttaatataataaatataatataatataacccGGATGATAATCTATGAATTTATAGAATTTATGgatttctctttgatttttcacAGCATTAGTGGCATTAGAGATGCTAATCTAATCAAAAGTTAATGAATTCCGACCTAAatgaataagtttttttaaatagttatcTTATCAATAGATACtatatatgatataaatattataaaacccGGCCTAAATCTAAACTaagatatatatttgtattatatagATACAGAGGTAAAatatttacacttttttttaatctaatctaatatatacatatttataatcttatcatttaatatatatgaatatatattgtattttttttttgttaaaaataataagtggataataaatattcataaaaatatctaaattttttactcaataaataataaattaaataagaatatgaaaaaaaccCGATCCGTGGAAACCGTTTCCATCCCTAAAAGCACTACCCCCATCATTATCTCCATTTACTTGTAAGATAAAATGAAGTCTTCGATATCGGTTTTGTCAGGGGCCCATCAGAGTGGGCTATTGTTTAGGACAGTTGGTTTTCCTTCGGCCCAAGCCCATTTAGCACAAAAAGAGCACTAAGATTATTATCTAAAACCTAGCCCATATTTCTAAGCCTTCAAAGCACAaaacctttttatttctttaaaacactaaaaccaACTATAAATCAATACTAAAGCCTAGCCCATATCCATAGTCTacatggtttttctattttcaacGTCTAGGGTTTTTGAATACTGTCCTTGCCTTTCCTCTGAGAATTCCATCCATGGCAATGGCTTCCCCAGCCAACAAAAAGAAACCCAAAAGCAACCAAACCCCAGAATCCCAATTCAGCTACAACCTCAACTTCTATTCAAAATCCAAAGACTTACACTCTGCTATATCCCTCTATGACACTGCAATATCCCAAAACACTCGTCTCAATCAGCACAACTTCAACACTCTGCTTTACCTCTGTTCAATCTCACTCAATGACCCATCAACGAAAGACTTGTCCTTGCAATATGGGTTTCGAGTTTTTGATCATATGGTGTCTAATGGGATCAAACCCAATGAGGCCTCGATCACAGCTGTTGGTAGACTAGCTGCTGCTAAAGGGGATGGTGATTATGCTtttgatttggttaaaaatattgGGGTTTATAATGAATTGCCAAGGTTGAGGACTTATGATCCTGCATTGTTTTGTTATTGTGAGAACTTGGAGGGCGATAAGGCTTACGAAGTGGAGGAGCATATGGGGAGAATGGGGGTGGGTTTAGAAGAGGGGGAGATTGCGGCATTGTTGAAAGTTAGTGTGGAGACTAGAAGAGAGGAGAGGGTTTATGGGTATTTGCAGAAATTGAGGAAGATGGTGAGGTGCGTGAGAGAAGAGACTGCAAAGGTTATTGAACATTGGTTTGAGGTTTTTGAGGGTAATGGGGTGGAATTGGATGTGGGACTAGTGAGGGAGGCGGTTTCAAGAAATGGGGGAGGGTGGCATGGGCTTGGATGGATTGGGAAGGAGAAGTGGGTGGTGAGGAGAGGAAGTGTGGATGCTGGTGGAAAATGTTGTTGTTGTGGGGAGCAGTTGGTTTCTGttgatattgatgatgatgaaacgGAGAGGTTTGCCGAGTCTGTTGCTGGATTGGCTATGGAAAGGGAGGTTAAGGCTAATTTTAGAGAGTTTCAGGTGAGTGGTGGATgtgtttatttttctacttgGTTCTGTGTGGTTTTTGTTCATTTAGTAATGGATTGTGcattagttttaattttcaCTCTACGCGTATTTTGTTGCTATTGTTGTGGTCAATGCTAAATTTGCTAAATttgaagttttataaagatccaggactttgaataaaaaaagagagagggggagagcgATTGGGTGAATTGGTGTTTATCACTGTGAACGAGTTGGTGTTTTTTCATCAAGTGATTGGGACATTATCAATGTTTTATACGGTACATTCTCTGCATATACATGTGATTGACAATAGTTGCTAAGCATTTTCTTCACATGTGCATATAGTCATTCTTATTATGTTGGCATAGTAACTGAGCCATTGTTTTGAAATGCTATTGCCCTTTAACATGCTTTGCCTTACTAACTGGCAGCGTTCTTCAAGTACATTAAATGGATGGAAGGATCAAATTCAGTTTAAATATTgtgatttttgtatatttagaTAGGCGATCTCTTCTAGCTCAACTTGGTTAAAAAACATGCAAATGCTATTGTGTTTTCATAgaaaatctcaatttcatgatGACTTGGGAGTGCTACAGAATTTAAGTAGCagttctttttaagaaaaaaaaaaaaatgctgctCTTATCATTCAAATCTCTTTATTCATATTCTCTCTCCTAACATTCTGTATATTATACAACAGAATTGGCTAGAAAAACATGCCAACTATGAAGCAATAATGGATGGAGCAAATATCGGACTTTATCAGCAGAATTTTGCAGAAGGCGGATTTAGCTTTTCTCAGGTTGTAGATGTACATTTGAACTGATACTACTTTACCTATCTCTTCCATTAGGTATGCTTCTTTAGTAATTGCTATTTTGTATAACCCATTTGCTATATTTTCTCACAAATTGAAATAGAGCAGCTTGATGCTGTTATAAAAGACCTGTACAATCAGAGCGGGAAAAAACAGCCACTTATTATTTTGCACTATAAGCGTCTCCGAGCACTGCTGCAGAATCCTTCCACTAGAGAGCTGATTCAAGAGTGGATAGAAAAAGATGTTCTTTACACCACGCCTCATGGTTCCAATGATGATTGGTATAAGCTTTTAGAACTGATGCTTGTATGTATGTGCGGTTATTTCTATAGTTGAAGGATTATTTGTTGTAAAAATCTCCTTTTCACCTAATTGTTTTGGACTTTAGACTATTATTGTTCTAATTCACTAAGAGCTTGAAAGTTTTCAAGCATGGTTTTTCCAAAATGTTGACTTGATTGGATGTGTCAATTCCTTTGTCCtgaaaagcttttttttatttgtacatGTATTCTATTAATAAGTTCTTCTGTATTTCAGGTATTGGCTATATGCTGCTGTCAAACTTAGATGCTTGCTAGTAACAAATGATGAAATGCGAGATCACATTTTCGAACTACTAGGAAGCGACTTCTTTGTCAAGTGGAAAGAAAGACATCAAGTATGTGCTATGTCATAATTAAGCATAACTCTAAAAGACTTGGTCATGTCACCTTTCATCATCTCACATATTACCGTGGATTACAatagtatattttttcaaaattttcactttggtccttaaacttttCTTTTACACAATTGAGtcttttttagttcaaattagAGCTCAATTGTATGTTTTTTAGGGGATaatgattgaattgaaagacagaggactaaaatgaaaaaattagataaaataggAGGTAGGTCTCCTATTGGTTTCAAAAGTTCATTTGTGTCCCTCATCTTTTTAAGCAATTAGTTAACCAAtacctataatttttaaaaatacattttggtatcaaacttcattgtttttttttgaaatccttTTTTTGGTGGAGGAGAGAGAAGGGTTTGTCGGATTTTCTACTTGGGAGAGAAAGTTGGTGTTGAGGAAGATTTAGGCCCCATCAAAACAGTTGATTTTTATCTCAAATGGTTCTTATATAGTGAGGGGGTTACAATTAGGTGttcttttactttgaaaacaactAAGCTCTGAAAgatttttggttttgggttGATTTCGGGTTtcagactattttttttttgtttttggaggcTATGGATTGATTTAATAAAGTTTCTAGGGTGTTTCCTAGGTGTTTTGGGTAAAACATTTGTTGAAAGTAAGTTTTTggatcaaaaaaacaaataaccctGTATTTCTGGCCATACTAGTGGCTAGATGGTGGGATTTTCAGATGACACTTCATCTTGTTTTTCAAAGAAACTGTGTTGTCCGCcctattaaacttaaaaaaaataaaattcaaaggcATGTGCGTGTGCTTTTTCTTGATTGGGCCTAACATACGAACCTCAACAGCACCtggcatcatttttttttattgatggtttttttatgttttttttcaaataatttttaaattttaattaacacccctttctttatgatttattttttattttttagtctttcttgaataatgattattttttaattatattcaacGGTTAGTATggttcatttataattttttttatattttatatagattaaataatttttataatatttttaatatatgcaacCTTGCATAGTGTGGTTTTACGTTTAttttgttcaataaattttatgtgtgttaatatctattacaaattgattttcataaacaaatttattgGACACAACCGGGTAAATGACTCATGTtgcgatattaaatatctttatcTATATTAGtatcttaatttttctaattatgtttttatttatcattgattacttttttttttcatatatttacaGAATCATCAATGGTTTATTTACTTGTATGCATGCATGAGTTTTTCGATTTATATTTacaatttttatgtaaaaaatcgCATTGAAAAATTTAACATCAAGTTTATTTGATCATGTATTggtgttttcaatttgatcattatttttatgatttcttttattttttcaattatgtttttatttatcgttgattacttttttgtttttcatttatttacacaaTATTAGTGGTTTATGTAATTAGATGCATGTataagttttttgatttatatttaagatttttcatgtaaaaaaccatgttgaaaaattcaacatgttcaagtttatttaatcatgtattggtgttttcaatttgattattattcttatgatttctcttattttttcaattatgtttttatttatcggtgattatttattttttttcatttatttacacaaTCTTTAGTGGTTTATTTAATTGGATGTatacataagttttttttatttacatttactatttttttatgtaaaaaacggcattaaaaaattaaacatgttcaAGTTTATTTGATCATGTAttggtatttttaatttgatcattattctaataatttttttttatatttatgtttatcgttgcttctttttattttttcaatatgattcaaataaaatcaatttatttagttGGTGGGGATTAAAAAGTGTTTGCAACGTAGtaatattttattggaaaaataatacaaactCATAGGGTAGCGCGGGCACCAATAACTAATCCTCTCCAACTGGTGTCATTCTAATTTCCTGGATGTTGTTATTCTTCTAAGAAAATTTGGTGAAACAATCATTTCTAAAGAAAATGCAAGGCATCTGCTTGTCCAATAtaagtttctctctttttacCCAAATATATTATTGTAGTGGCACATTTTATTGGAGACATCTTCTTAGACTTAAATATCCCTTTTGTATCACGCACATAGTTTTCCCcagttattattttctaaatctgACTTTAATAGTTTTCCCcagttattattttctaaatctgACTTTAACTGTTATTTTAATACTAAGAATTGTAGCATTCATCAATGTAAATGTCTTTTTTAAGTCATTTTGGTTAATTAGTGTTTTGTGAATTAAAATGGAGTTGTTTTCTTCCATATTTATGCATAAGTGTTGAGACTTATGTGAATGTATTTTGTCGCAAATGAGACTGACTGACTTGATGCACCATAGGAATATCAGGTGCAACTATTTTTGATGAATGGTTATATTTCTCTTCACAAGTATGTACATATTGAGGCCTATATGAGGTTAACTTGTGCTGTCATATGCTCGTGAAGAAAGCAATGCCTACTGTTCCGGGTATAATGACCATCTAGGTTCATCTTACCTTTATTGATGGATTATATGCTTAGATATATTCCTATCCATGGATGAATAACTAGaggttttggtttcttttcaACTCCTAACTTTAGATGAAGCATCTCTCCAACACCATTTGGGTCTATGGAGTGCTTCACCCTTCTTAAAATAAGGGTATGCCATGGTTGCTTTGGTTTATTCCACGTTCGGCAACCAAAAGAGGTTCCATTGTCCCTAGTTGTTTCCAAGTTATTTCCTtgttttgggttgtttttttgcATAGGACAGCACTCCTTTATGGATTTAGTAGTGTTTGGTGAATTATCATTGACGattctaacttttttttcattcctgCATGCAGGTTCGATATACTTTTGTCAAAGGGAACTTGGAACTTCAAATGCCGCCTCTGTTTTCGATAGTTATCCAGGTATTGTTTCTAACATGGCCAGTACTGATGCAGAACGGCAGTCTTCAAGTTGCTTAGTTATAGGTCTAGGTTTTCCTCTTattcttccctttctttttataattacacTTTTAGTGTTCCTGAGATGCCAGTCTTTTGGTTTCAGGAATCAGAAAATGGGTCGTGGCATGTCCCTGTAGCAGGTGATGGCAATGATTCTCCGCAAAGCTGGCTGTGCGTTTCTAGGCCAAGATCTTGTGATGCTCTTAAAGAAGCTTCGTGCATGGAAGAGTCGAAAGACGGTAATGATAGTCGCTGCAATAGTAAATTACCGACCTTTGGCAGACCAGAAAGACTTGCAAGTTGCAAACATAAACTCCATAGCCGAGATTCTTTTCAAGAATCTGATGATAAAATCACAGCTCTGActggaaaaaggaaagagaggtCCCCATCTCCTTCCTAGAGCATATTCCTTGTGACCAGCGCCattataagttaatttttttttctcaatctagTACATGAATTATGAATCAAGGTTCTTCAAATTAGGAATAATTTCTTCTGCTTTATAATTCTTACAAGAAACCATAATAAAGCATTGTTTTAACCAtcattatagtatttattcttCCTCTCTTTGAGGATGATAAATATGTTAATGAATATATCTTGTAGCCAATTGGTTAGTTACATGtgatattgattttattcatgtaaaatatatttattattagtaaaattttttttatcattaatattcatttatatttgattaatgaacctaatgtttaattaataagtttatagtaaagataaagtttatgagacatgtttttcaaagaaaattataaagttgtaattatgagatttctattatattaaagcattgttcttaaatatttttttttccaatgttctattaaaatttgatattaattagagctgttgaaattgatttatattatgtctttttatttatgataggAAACAGTTGTTCTTGTAAACTGAGACTTGAGAGATacttaaaactaatatgtaagaACTTGAAGATGACATGACACTGAATTGATCTGCAAGATaatttcatatggagagatTATATGTGTCTTTGAAAAGATTCATATAACAATTGTGTAAATGATACTTATATTTGAaatcactaaattatcttatacAGAAAGTGTTATGTTTTAATCATAATATATGTTGTTCTAATCAAGGATAACAAACagtcatatattaaatataacataaactatatttttggACCCAACTTCCTTGTGTTTCATTCATTTACTAAAGtaataaacaattattttcttaaggtcttgaaataattttaatttacaatagttttcatCACTTATTCATCCTCTACTCTATTGTAGTCTCCATCTTTAATATAATCTGTTGTATTCACTCATTTGATTCTCCACTTAATAGAAATATTCATTGTCTTCAATTATTGGAGAACACATATAAGAAAGATGGAATTAGGTTTAAAGAATTATTGTTGATTGTAATATGAAATTAAGTGTTATTTTTCTGtagatagtaaaaaaaaaccttcttttAAGAACCCtaacaaaacttttttatttttatgtagaagagaaaaattaataaatttcctCATGAGCAGTCATAAGATTTAAATATAGAAGGTAAAAAGAGCACAAGTCTTCCCAATCATAAATCCACTACATGGCAATCGAAATTAACATAAGATGAtcaatattagaaatatttaggtataaattctcaaaataaaataaaaaaaggatataattgttcaaataattagttaatcACATATTTAACAAGACCAGGAATATGAACATTCATCATATAGTCTTCCCAATCAATGCTAACAGGATCAAAGTCAAAATCATTTGCTTCAGGACAAGTCTCTCTTGATGCTATTCGCAACTTCTCCGCATTCATGTCATCAAATCtacataaaataacaatttggcaccatcaaaacaatattaattgatcaattaaatataataatatataaaaataaattatacatacATGCCCTCGAAGAACACATAAGGTTTATAAAGGTCTACCAAACGCATCACCAGCTTTGCTTTCCGATCAAGAACAGTATATACGTCTTGATATCTTTTAAATAGCAGTGTGTTGAACAATTGCAATGCCTGCgagtaattaagaaaaaaataatattagctaaaatagaattaaaaaaacgaTAAGAATGTAGATAAATATAATAAGACTTTCTAATGAAATCAAGGAAACACCTTCAATGGCAGTAGATAACGAATGGTCATGTATGTGTAGAACTTAGACATGCTGCTAAAAACAGTTCCTCTGCCAATTTTCACAACCTCTCCTTCCTTATTAATCCATGGGTTTTCACTGAAATAACGAAAACTAAAATCATGAAGATTTGAGAATTTCACTGGATTTCTCAACGAAGAACCTAAATGATAAACGTTCTCTGGATGTTGTTTGGCACGGGCTACCATGGCCACGGTAATTGCATTGACAACCATGTCAGCTGGTATCTGCAATATATTCAGAAaatgttactttttttaatcttttatcatGCTACCTGAAGGCCccaattgattttttgaatatttacgTGCATGTATATGTGTTCTCAGGTTGGACCAATAAAGCCTCTGGTTCACTATATATTTCACTGGTCCAACAACTGGTTTCATCGGTTCGATTGTGGTGCCTAGTCAACATACAATTAGTTCTTATGTTCAGCTAgccaaatcaagtttttttttttttttccaatacaaTATATACATGTAGATCCAACCCTTTTCCTATTCAAGCTTTGATTCACTAGTCGGTCCGATCAATTGATTTATATTGGTTCTGATAACACTTGTAGCCTGtggttttctttataatttggATATTTATATTTCTGGTCCATGCTTGAATCAGAGGAGAAAAGGAGAGATCTTATTACCACGTCAAGAGTTGCTTGCGGGCCAGAAATAAAGCACGAAACTTTGCCTATACCGTAGCCCACAATTATGCTATCAATAGTTCTGTGAAACGATGgagattaatttgaaatatgagatttaagaaatactaataaaaaaaagacgtATACACACATGTTAATGGGTGTTTTCTGTGTGTATTAACTTAGTAAACAATAGATAAATTTACCTTACACCTTCAATCCAACCAGGAAATGGTTCTTTGTAAGTACTAGCTACCATGGTGGGTCGAATAATGAGTACGGGCAAATCATCATTGAAATTCACCACGAGCATTTCTCCCATTGCCTTTGTAAATACGTAGGTGTTTGGCCATCCAAAACGCCTTGCCCTACAATATCATATTaagaggaatatatatatatatatatatatatatatatatatatatatatatatatatatatatatatatatatatatatatatatcacaaattaaagaaagacTCACAGGcacaaaaaaattgcaatttaatttaatctcaatttgtttctgtttcttttaatttggtttttatatggCTTCTAAGTATTTAGAATTCATAacctattattattaaattcagct of the Populus nigra chromosome 7, ddPopNigr1.1, whole genome shotgun sequence genome contains:
- the LOC133698455 gene encoding proteinaceous RNase P 2-like, with the protein product MAMASPANKKKPKSNQTPESQFSYNLNFYSKSKDLHSAISLYDTAISQNTRLNQHNFNTLLYLCSISLNDPSTKDLSLQYGFRVFDHMVSNGIKPNEASITAVGRLAAAKGDGDYAFDLVKNIGVYNELPRLRTYDPALFCYCENLEGDKAYEVEEHMGRMGVGLEEGEIAALLKVSVETRREERVYGYLQKLRKMVRCVREETAKVIEHWFEVFEGNGVELDVGLVREAVSRNGGGWHGLGWIGKEKWVVRRGSVDAGGKCCCCGEQLVSVDIDDDETERFAESVAGLAMEREVKANFREFQNWLEKHANYEAIMDGANIGLYQQNFAEGGFSFSQLDAVIKDLYNQSGKKQPLIILHYKRLRALLQNPSTRELIQEWIEKDVLYTTPHGSNDDWYWLYAAVKLRCLLVTNDEMRDHIFELLGSDFFVKWKERHQVRYTFVKGNLELQMPPLFSIVIQESENGSWHVPVAGDGNDSPQSWLCVSRPRSCDALKEASCMEESKDGNDSRCNSKLPTFGRPERLASCKHKLHSRDSFQESDDKITALTGKRKERSPSPS
- the LOC133699393 gene encoding alcohol-forming fatty acyl-CoA reductase-like encodes the protein MELGSVLQFLENKTILVTGATGYLAKIFVEKILRVQPNVKKFYLLLRAVDAKSAGERLHDEVIGKELFKVIREKHGASLHSFISEKVTPVAGDISYEELGVKDCSLKDEMWREIDVVLNFAATTNFDERYDVALGINTLGALHVLNFAKKCVNVKMLVHVSTAYVCGEDAGLIMEQPYHMGMAKRGDDKVDINFEKKMVQDKLNQLVLEDVPEKEITSAMKDLGIERARRFGWPNTYVFTKAMGEMLVVNFNDDLPVLIIRPTMVASTYKEPFPGWIEGVRTIDSIIVGYGIGKVSCFISGPQATLDVIPADMVVNAITVAMVARAKQHPENVYHLGSSLRNPVKFSNLHDFSFRYFSENPWINKEGEVVKIGRGTVFSSMSKFYTYMTIRYLLPLKALQLFNTLLFKRYQDVYTVLDRKAKLVMRLVDLYKPYVFFEGIFDDMNAEKLRIASRETCPEANDFDFDPVSIDWEDYMMNVHIPGLVKYVIN